The following are encoded together in the Octopus sinensis linkage group LG15, ASM634580v1, whole genome shotgun sequence genome:
- the LOC115219959 gene encoding zinc finger protein 248-like, which yields MSKLAKPKKPDSREKQHSCEICGKSFSYRNTLIEHKHTHTGEKPYHCDICSKSFSCRSNLAHHKHTHTGEKPYDCGICGKSFSRRSTLTEHKRTHTGEEPFRCDICGKSFACRSNLAQHKRTHTGEKPYDCDICDRSFAKRSNLTKHEYTHASVKPYLCNTW from the coding sequence ATGAGCAAATTAGCTAAACCAAAAAAACCAGATTCAAGAGAGAAGCAACATtcctgtgaaatctgtggtaaatcattctcttatagGAATACCTTGATTGAACACAAGCATACGcatactggagaaaagccatatcattgcgatatctgtagtaaatcattctcctgTAGGAGTAACTTGGCtcaccacaaacatacacatacaggagaaaagccatatgattgtggtatctgtggtaaatcattctctcgaaggaGTACGTTGActgaacacaaacgcacacatacgggAGAAGAGCCGtttcgttgtgatatctgtggtaaatcgttcgcGTGTAGGAGTAACTTGGCTCAACATAAACGTACtcacacaggagaaaagccatatgattgtgatatctgtgataggTCATTCGCTAAAAGGAGTAACTTGACTAAACACGAGTATACACATGCATCAGTAAAGCCGTATCTTTGTAACACATGGTAA